The Lacerta agilis isolate rLacAgi1 chromosome 16, rLacAgi1.pri, whole genome shotgun sequence genomic sequence gcaccataattcaaaagcatcaattcttcggcgatcagccttctttatggtccagctctcacttccatacattactactgggaaaaccatagctttaactatttatttgtggggcataggaattcattcatatatttttttcaaaatatagtctgcccccccccaaggtctgagggagagtggactggcctcctgctgaaaataaAATTTGTCAAAATTTATGCTTCTGACATGGGCTCCCACATGTCCAAATTTTCCTGCACATttcaatgtgtccccccccccatgctgccccCCAGGGTAGATATTGGCtaggtatgtctgggaaattctggacgtctggcaaccctaatttaggagccattttggcatataatctgtatataaatcaataaataacaataacaaattaTTTCTTTCAATTGCCAGAGCATGAGGAATCATTTGGAAACATCTCTTTCCCTGAAAACCAGAGATACTCGCCTGGGGAGTTTAATTCCAGTgaagatttctccctcattccttcAGCCCAGCTACCAAAGAAAGCGGAAAATGGTAAGACTAAAGTGGGGAGGAGTGGAGAGAGAGTTTCATAAACAGAGGAAGCTAAGAAACAAGAGCCTAAATAGAGATCTTGGTTTTATTGGATTACGGTAAATGGTCTGTAATCCCCCTGCTGCCCCATTATTATCTACTGTAGCCCTTTATGTTTGATCAAGGCCACACACATTGAGTCTCTGCACACAGAAGCTGTACACTTGCTTGCAGACTTTGCACTCGGGGTTTGGTCCCCAGGagatcattctcctttcccttcctcccccacaacaaacactctgtgaggtgagtggggctgagagacttcagagaagtgtgactagcccaagtcacccagcagctgcatgtggaggagcggagacacaaacccggttccccagattacaagtctaccgctcttaaccactacaccacactggctctggggtTGAGAAGGATTGGAACCACAGTGTGCAAGGAGGAGGTTTAACCATTGCCCTCCGTCAATGGTGCCGCCAAAAGTTGCCCCCCTCCTAAAACTGCTGTAGGCCAGTTATTATTCTTGCAGCATAAGCTTTCGCAGACCAGAACCCACTTCACCCAGTGCCAACGTTGCACCTGCAGGCTTCAGGTTACTTCTCCCTTCTTTGCAGAGCTCCCCCAGTCCATCGGCACTGGCATCGACAACTCCTCTTTCCAAGCGGGGAAGGCTACCCTCCACCCTGCCTACTGCGCCAACGGCTGTGGGCTCCCCCCGGCTTCCGTGAGGCAGCAGCCGCGAGTCTCCAAGAAGCAGCGCATCAGCTCACCCGCCTCCGTCTGCACCAACAGCAGTAAGAAGAGCTGCAAGTCCACAGCATCTCAGATCCAGAAGTAGCTGGGGATGGTGAGTGCAATGGGCACTGAGGGTGGGAGGTAGTTtgggaatataataataataataataataatataataataataataataatttttatttataccccgcccttcccagccaaaaaccggtgctcagggcggctaacctaattaaaatcacagcaaaaacataaaaacaatcaatttaaaatacagattaaaatacaaatttaaaaattcaaaattaaaactgcagtctcattttcaaatagcccaccaataaaagaatgaagcataagtatcaaacagaaaccaatccAAGCAACGGCACACCTTATAAAACTGGCAACAGTGAGGCATCTTACATTCCTTAAGAGACCTCCTACCTCTTGTGTGCTCTGAAACAGGCAAAAGAGGCTCTGATCATTAGCCAGCTCACCCTGGGGAAGCCCAGAGGTTAAAGAGCAATGCACTCTTTTACCCAGGGGAGCAGTTAAGCATGCAGTCTCCTTCCCTGCTGGTGGCCTTAAGTGGTGCCCTTCCAACAGGGCTGCACCATGTGACTGTTCTGGCTTCAGACACCAACTCTTCAGGCTAGCTGTTGCTGAGTGCCTAATGAGTTTAAAGAGAATCAAGCCAGATGTTTCCCAATTGCCTTCGCACGcctaaagaggaggaagaagaagaagaagaagaagagtttggatttgatatcccgcttttcactacccgaggagtctcaaagcggctcacattccctttcccttcctcccccacaacaaacactctgtgaggtgagtggggctgagagacttcagagaagtgtgactagcccaaggtcaccagcagctgcatgtggatgagcggagacgcgaacccggttcaccagattacaagtctgctgctcttaaccactacaccacactggctctcagtgtgccTCGGCTGTTGTCATGTGAGCCTGGCTCCCAGCTTCTCAGATGAAATAACAAATATGCATTCCAGCAAATTTTAATGGCAGTTCAGCCACTGGTTTTTCCTCTTGTATGCTTTCCAAAGTACGTtttccacttttttttaaattcacttgttgcttttaaaaaaataaaaagcaaaattgCCTAAGGGATTGgggttcagagagagagagacagcttcATGATTGCGTATGATAATCCACAGCTGGCTTCTGCAGAAATGCATAGCTGGTAcagacaggtgaaactcgaaaaattagaatatcgtggaaaggttcgtttctttcagtattcaacttaaaaggtgaaactaatatatgagatagactcgtgacatgcaaagcgaggtatgtcaagcctttatttgttataattgtgatgattatggcgtacagctgatgagaaccccaaattaacaatctcaactttggggttttcatcagctgtgcgccataatcatcacaattataacaaacaaggcttgacatatctcgtgttgcgtgtcatgagtctatctcaatattaaactccagtagctaatgaaaacaattgcttacataaatggatttttccatgatattctaatttttcaagtttcacctgtagctgtcaaccctccctgctgtttcccctgCTATAatagggaatttcccacaaaaaggggggaaggttgacagctatgagctggttacaggtgggtagccgtgctggtctgccatagtcgaaacaaaatagaaaattctttccagtagcaccttagagaccaactgagttttgttcttggtatgagctgtcgtgtgcatgcacacttcttcagatacctatgagCTGGTATTTCCAGAGTCTGACCTGGAGAGGAATGATGCTTTAGAATTGTACTTTGCAGGGTGTTTCCAATTTGCCTTCCAAATAGCCCTCCTATTTTGCCTTCATGCTCTCCTTCCTTTCCACAGAGCTGTGTGCCACTCTCCTCTTAGCTTGCCTCTTCTGCCGTTTCTCGGACATCCTGCCGCTTTTCTCTGGGCCTTTTCTGCTCTTGCTTCCCTGTGCCATCCTGCAGCTCCAGGCTTCTGGGCTTTTGCTCGGACccccagagctgctgctgctgctgctgctgtcggtTTGAGGGGCCGGCCTGGAGTTATGCTACCAAACTGGTGACTGTCTCGAACTTGCATTGGAAGTGTCTGAGCTGTGCTATCACTAACCTTGGCTGCCAAAGATGTCTCCTACTAATCTTTACTTCTTCCTGGGATCCTTTGGCAGGTGAGCAAACTTTGGTCTGAATATATTTAAGTCGGATTGGCTTTTTGGTGCACAATTCTCTTTGCAGGATTGTTTTACATTTCCGGGGATATTTCTCCAGACTATGGGACTCTCTCACCTCAGAAGTGCCTATGGCTTTCTGTGCTGTGGATTttaatttatctttaaaaaaaaaccaaacacttttttttttaaaaaaatgtggattttaatttatcttaaaaaaaaaaaccaaacactttttttaaaaaaataaataaataagttttctCTCCTAGAGAACTATGTTACTGAATATAGTTGATATATTAATCTCTGTTAGCTGTTTTAATTAGTCTTTTTAACAACTGTTCTTGCTGCCTTGTCAGTTTTGATTCTTGTTAGATTGTTCATTGCATGAGTTGCCTCAATGGCATATAGATAATTGAATAATAACTAGTTATACAGTATCTACTGACTCttcccagggacgcgggtggcactgtgggttaaaccacagagcctagagcttgccgatcagaaggtcggcggttcaaatcccccaacggggtgagctcctgttgctcggtccctgctcctaccaacctagcagttcgaaagcacatcaaagtgcaagtagataaataggtaccactctggcgggaaggtaaacggcgtttccgtgcgctgctctggtttcgccagaagcggcttagtcatgctggccacatgacccggaagctgtacgccagctccctcggccagtaaagcgagatgagcgccgcaaccccagagtcgtccgcgactggacctaatggtcaggggtctctttacctttacattgacTCTAACCCAGCCTGGTTGACACATCCCTGGCTCCAGAGGCTGGCATGGCTGAGCATTTGCTGGGGCCTCAAGGCTGCCCAAGGGCCCGTGGCCCTAACATCCCTGCCACCCTCACATTACATGGAGCACCCCAGATGACCAGAGATTGTGGGAGATCATTATCCCTGTGCATTTCCTGAGATCGTTCTCTCTGTGCATGTTCCGAGGGCAACTTTTCCAAAATCCAAGAGCCAGCCTTGCTGCAGCTCTCAGTCTCTGGCTGATTTGTTGGTTAGGACCgttggtggggaacctttggccatcccagtgttgctgaaccacaactcccatcagccccaggaatcatggccaatggccagggacggtgggagctgcagttcggcagcatctggagagccaaatggTCTCCACATCGGGATTAGCAAATCTAGTCTCGGTGTGCAAGCTGTTTatgattttcattcattcatttcacctCAAAACAAAAATACGCCTAGTTTTCCAAGAACTGAGTTTCTGGATCACATTGGACTCCATGCAAAAGTTCAGTGGCACTCTGAGGTCAAGATATGCCTGGAAGGCAATTTCTGCTATGTAGGAAGTTCGGGAAACTGTGGTGAGATTCCCAGATTCTCAtcttcttctccctttctctctcctcctccagatcGCTGTGCACACTGTGCTCTTGCCTGCCTCTTCTGTGAGTTTATGTCCCTCTGCTCACTTGCCCTGGACTGTGGGGGCTGCGGGGGCTGCCTAGAGGCTTGCTGTGGTGGAGAAGGAGGGGAGTCCCTTGCCGAGAGCTGCTGTGGGGAAGCAGGTGAAGGAAATTGCCCCTGTGGGTTAGGCTGCGGGATGTTGCAGGATTGCTGCGGCTCCTCTGACTGTCTTGAGATCTGCCTGGAGTGCTGTTCTATCTGCTTCCCAGCCTGAATTCAGGGACCCGGAGATCGTGTCCACCTGTCCTCCGTGGTTCTGGACTGTGTTGGGATGTGTGTATATCCCTTTGGGAATCCCATCCCACCAAACTGCAAAGCATGGCAAGAGATTAATCTGGGCCTCTTTTCTTACCAAAGCCCCAACTCCTTTGAACATCCATATCATGGTAACAGCCCAAAACGCATTGCTTGTATGCACACAGCTGGAGCCTGTTGTTTGTACTGGATGGGATGAGGCCCGTTAAGTATTGTTTCAATTGTGTGATGTCACACCCAGACATTGTGATGATGTCACCAAAAAGGCTAAGCTGCATTCGCACTGAAGACAGGATAAATTCCACTCGCACTACAAAATCCTGTCAGGTCAAGCCTATTCTGCTACGCACTGTAATATTACAGAAAAATCCGTGCCATGCATTTTCAACAGACGTCACCATGTAACTGTGGATGGAATCTCGCTCCTTTTTTTTAACTgtgacaaaaaaaaccacattgatGCTGTGATATACCTGAATGGACTGAAGCTGAATATGCCCCAGAGCCAAAGAAATTCCTCTTCCTGTGCTGAATGCTTCCAGGTTACCCGCTTATAGAGcattcatccttatttgtttgcagggagattagacaggGTTGGATATTTAATGAGCATTGCTTTTTATTTGATTGCAAGGAAGTTAGAAGGCCTtgcataaaaaaaaaagtcttgtcccactctttccagtgcattttcttgtcactttcctAATTCCAAAATGTCCAGTTGTTTCAgggagtggattt encodes the following:
- the LOC117061190 gene encoding LOW QUALITY PROTEIN: keratin-associated protein 5-1-like (The sequence of the model RefSeq protein was modified relative to this genomic sequence to represent the inferred CDS: inserted 3 bases in 2 codons; deleted 2 bases in 1 codon), whose protein sequence is MTTDELEHQPAQNGPSVKGGGEESLCQTPSVLGVAKCCGGFPDVSCHSGVPNRPDGTKTESRRDTGDATKITPNSEHEESFGNISFPENQRYSPGEFNSSEDFSLIPSAQLPKKAENELPQSIGTGIDNSSFQAGKATLHPAYCANGCGLPPASVRQQPRVSKKQRISSPASVCTNSSKKSCKSTASQIXEVAGDELCATLLLACLFCRFSDILPLFSXGLFCSCFPVPSCSSRLLGFCSDPQSCCCCCCCRFEAGLELCYQTDRCAHCALACLFCEFMSLCSLALDCGGCGGCLEACCGGEGGESLAESCCGEAGEGNCPCGLGCGMLQDCCGSSDCLEICLECCSICFPA